A window from Sus scrofa isolate TJ Tabasco breed Duroc chromosome 2, Sscrofa11.1, whole genome shotgun sequence encodes these proteins:
- the ANKRD24 gene encoding ankyrin repeat domain-containing protein 24 isoform X3 — protein MRARSPCPGSGEEQWPPAPHCSGCAQQSQDWGKSDERLLQAVENNDAARVAALIARKGLVPTKLDPEGKSAFHLAAMRGAASCLEVMLAHGANVMSTDGAGYNALHLAAKYGHPQCLKQLLQASCVVDTVDSSGWTALHHAAAGGCISCSEMLCSFKAHLNPRDRLGTTPLIIAAQMCHTDLCRLLLQQGAAANDQDLQGRTALMLACEGASPETVEVLLQGGAQPGITDALGQDATHYGALAGDKLILHLLQEAAQRPSPPSEDDSGEASSQNSVFSHEKQGVPKKRKAPQPPASIPMPDDQDAYEEIVRLRQERGRLLQKIRGLEQHQEQRKQELPEAEASSLHSLERQVQELQQLLVEKQEEKESLGREVESLQSRLSLLENERENTSYDVATLQDEEGELPDFAGAEALLAKQLSPSAQELLASLQEQVAALTRQNQELLEKVQVPSALSWLPCPHQILEQFERDEMEANGLAEVIPLALYDSLRAEFDQLRRQHAKALQALEQQEAREAPREEEAAPGDSKGLGAKTTRNGPMETELNSNAAPETRINGAEATDEEAAGVETTGAGALETKPTGVEATETDGVGAETLEAKATGAAVTETKSLEGNPEPKATRAEATNMKAEEPETKASGVDAVGGELTDTETTKTEAMGVEATALRVSAGPVLHPGAAEASEKLQAELETRIRSLEEALRQREREAAAELEAAHGKCEAAEAEAGRLRERVREAEGGGVSGGDMGQLRAALEQAREDLRDRDSRLRELEAASAQLDEAQAGRLLAEEEARGLRAELARREEARLELSRELEALREQLAAATTAGEQQRATAAELGQARDAAEARAAELAAACEEARRGLAELREASEMLRQSAVPASEHHRLQEEALELRGRAASLEQEVVATGKEAARLRAELERDRMGSVARLEHERIVGVLQADVARLEGQLQELGRRHEKTSAEVFQVQREALFMKSERHAAEAQLATAEQQLRGLRTEAERARQAQSRAKEALERAKEKDKKITELSKEVFSLKEALKEQPGAADASEVEALRGQVKTLQEQLEEAARDHSAVVALYRSHLLYAIQGQMDEDVQQILSQILQMQRLQAQGR, from the exons ATGAGAGCCCGGAGCCCCTGCCCGGGTAGCGGGGAGGAGCAGTGGCCACCAGCCCCACATTGCTCTGGATGTgcccagcagagccaggactgggGCAAAAGTGACGAGCGGCTGCTACAGGCGGTGGAGAACAACGACGCTGCTCGGGTGGCTGCCCTCATTGCCCGCAAAGGGCTGGTGCCCACGAAGCTGGACCCTGAGGGCAAGTCCGC ATTCCACCTGGCGGCCATGAGGGGTGCAGCCAGCTGTCTAGAGGTGATGCTGGCACACGGCGCTAACGTCATGAGCACAGATGGGGCAG GTTACAACGCCCTCCACCTGGCTGCCAAGTATGGGCACCCACAGTGCTTGAAGCAACTACTACAG gcatCCTGCGTGGTGGACACTGTGGACAGTAGTGGGTGGACGGCCTTGCATCATGCAG cgGCTGGTGGCTGCATCTCCTGCTCAGAAATGCTCTGCTCCTTCAAGGCACATCTGAATCCCCGAGATCGG ttGGGTACAACACCCCTTATCATAGCAGCTCAGATGTGTCACACAGATCTGTGCCGCCTCCTCCTGCAGCAAGGGGCTGCTGCAAATGACCAGGACCTGCAGGGCAG GACGGCCCTGATGCTGGCCTGTGAGGGAGCCAGCCCTGAAACAGTGGAGGTGCTGCTGCAGGGCGGGGCCCAGCCGGGCATCACTGATGCACTGGGCCAAGATGCCACTCACTACGGCGCCCTGGCAGGGGACAAACTCATCCTGCACCTCCTGCAGGAGGCAGCCCAGCGCCCCTCACCACCCAGCG AGGATGATTCAGGCGAGGCATCATCTCAG AACTCTGTGTTCAGCCATGAAAAGCAAGGGGTCCCCAAGAAGCGGAAGGCACCTCAGCCCCCTGCCAGTATCCCTATGCCG gATGATCAAGATGCCTATGAGGAGATCGTGCGGCTGCGACAGGAGAGGGGCCGCCTTCTGCAGAAGATCCGGGGCCTGGAACAGCACCAGGAACAGAGGAAGCAGGAG CTGCCAGAGGCGGAGGCCAGCTCCCTCCACAGCCTGGAGAGACAG GTGCAAGAGCTACAGCAGCTGCtggtggagaagcaggaggagaaggagagtcTGGGACGGGAAGTGGAAAGTTTGCAGAGTAGGCTCTCCCTGCTGGAG AATGAGCGGGAGAACACCAGCTATGACGTGGCCACCCTGCAGGATGAGGAGGGTGAGCTGCCTGACTTCGCAG GGGCTGAGGCGCTGCTTGCCAAGCAGCTAAGCCCGTCGGCCCAGGAGCTCCTGGCTTCACTGCAGGAGCAGGTGGCTGCGCTCACCAGACAGAACCAGGAGCTGCTGGAGAAGGtccag GTCCCTTCAGCTCTCTcctggctcccctgcccccaccagatCCTGGAGCAGTTCGAGAGGGACGAGATGGAGGCAAACGGTTTGGCCGAGGTCATCCCTCTAGCACTCTACGACTCTCTCCGGGCTGAGTTTGACCAGCTCCGCAGGCAGCACGCCAAGGCCCTGCAGGCTCTGGAGCAGCAGGAAGCACGGGAGGCCCCCAGAGAAGAGGAGGCAGCCCCTGGGGACAGCAAGGGCCTGGGAGCCAAGACCACCAGAAACGGGCCAATGGAAACAGAGCTTAACAGCAATGCAGCTCCGGAAACCAGAATTAACGGGGCAGAGGCCAcagatgaggaggctgcaggagTGGAGACCACGGGAGCAGGGGCCCTAGAAACAAAACCCACTGGCGTGGAGGCCACAGAAACAGATGGTGTGGGAGCTGAGACCTTGGAAGCAAAGGCCACAGGGGCTGCGGTCACAGAAACAAAATCTCTAGAAGGAAACCCAGAGCCAAAGGCCACAAGAGCAGAGGCCACAAACATGAAAGCAGAGGAACCAGAAACGAAGGCCAGTGGAGTGGATGCTGTGGGGGGAGAGCTCACGGACACAGAGACCACAAAAACGGAAGCCATGGGAGTGGAGGCCACTGCCCTAAGGGTCTCTGCAGGCCCCGTCCTACACCCTGGTGCTGCTGAGGCCTCGGAGAAGTTGCAGGCAGAGCTGGAAACCAGGATCCGCAGCTTGGAGGAAGCGCTCCGGCAGCGGGAGCGGGAGGCAGCTGCGGAGCTGGAGGCAGCCCACGGCAAGTGTGAGGCCGCAGAGGCCGAGGCAGGCCGGCTTCGGGAGCGGGTGCGTGAGGCCGAGGGTGGCGGCGTCAGCGGAGGTGACATGGGCCAGCTTCGGGCAGCCCTGGAACAGGCCCGGGAGGACCTCCGAGATCGGGACAGCCGCCTCCGGGAGCTGGAGGCGGCCTCGGCCCAGCTGGATGAAGCTCAGGCCGGCCGACTGTTGGCGGAGGAAGAGGCCCGGGGTCTGCGGGCAGAGCTGGCCCGGCGAGAGGAGGCGCGGCTGGAGCTGAGTCGGGAGCTGGAGGCGCTCCGAGAGCAGCTGGCTGCAGCCACGACTGCCGGGGAGCAGCAGCGGGCCACGGCTGCCGAGCTAGGCCAGGCGCGGGATGCAGCGGAGGCCCGGGCCGCTGAGCTGGCCGCGGCCTGCGAGGAGGCTCGGCGGGGCCTGGCGGAGCTGCGCGAGGCCTCCGAGATGCTCCGCCAGTCAGCGGTGCCAGCCTCTGAGCACCACCGGCTGCAGGAGGAGGCTCTGGAGCTGCGGGGCCGGGCGGCCAGCCTGGAGCAGGAGGTGGTGGCCACGGGCAAGGAGGCCGCGCGGCTGCGAGCCGAGCTGGAGCGCGATCGCATGGGCAGTGTGGCCCGCCTGGAGCACGAGCGCATTGTCGGTGTGCTGCAGGCCGATGTGGCCCGGCTGGAGGGGCAGCTGCAGGAGCTGGGACGCCGCCATGAGAAGACCAGCGCTGAGGTCTTCCAG gtgcagcgggAGGCGCTGTTCATGAAGAGTGAACGGCATGCGGCCGAGGCCCAGCTGGCCACCGCAGAGCAGCAGTTGCGGGGGCTACGTACCGAGGCCGAGCGGGCACGCCAGGCCCAGAGCCGTGCGAAGGAGGCCCTGGAGAGGGCCAAGGAGAAGGACAAGAAG ATCACAGAGCTCTCCAAGGAAGTCTTCAGTCTTAAGGAGGCACTGAAGGAGCAGCCGGGAGCCGCAGATGCCTCGGAGGTGGAAGCCCTCCGCGGCCAGGTGAAGACTCTGCAGGAGCAGCTGGAG GAGGCCGCCAGGGATCACAGTGCAGTGGTGGCCTTGTACAGGAGCCATCTCCTCTACGCCATTCAG GGTCAGATGGATGAAGATGTGCAGCAGATTCTGAGCCAGATCCTGCAGATGCAAAGACTCCAGGCCCAGGGCCGCTGA
- the ANKRD24 gene encoding ankyrin repeat domain-containing protein 24 isoform X4 — MKTLRARFKKTESQDWGKSDERLLQAVENNDAARVAALIARKGLVPTKLDPEGKSAFHLAAMRGAASCLEVMLAHGANVMSTDGAGYNALHLAAKYGHPQCLKQLLQASCVVDTVDSSGWTALHHAAAGGCISCSEMLCSFKAHLNPRDRLGTTPLIIAAQMCHTDLCRLLLQQGAAANDQDLQGRTALMLACEGASPETVEVLLQGGAQPGITDALGQDATHYGALAGDKLILHLLQEAAQRPSPPSEDDSGEASSQNSVFSHEKQGVPKKRKAPQPPASIPMPDDQDAYEEIVRLRQERGRLLQKIRGLEQHQEQRKQELPEAEASSLHSLERQVQELQQLLVEKQEEKESLGREVESLQSRLSLLENERENTSYDVATLQDEEGELPDFAGAEALLAKQLSPSAQELLASLQEQVAALTRQNQELLEKVQVPSALSWLPCPHQILEQFERDEMEANGLAEVIPLALYDSLRAEFDQLRRQHAKALQALEQQEAREAPREEEAAPGDSKGLGAKTTRNGPMETELNSNAAPETRINGAEATDEEAAGVETTGAGALETKPTGVEATETDGVGAETLEAKATGAAVTETKSLEGNPEPKATRAEATNMKAEEPETKASGVDAVGGELTDTETTKTEAMGVEATALRVSAGPVLHPGAAEASEKLQAELETRIRSLEEALRQREREAAAELEAAHGKCEAAEAEAGRLRERVREAEGGGVSGGDMGQLRAALEQAREDLRDRDSRLRELEAASAQLDEAQAGRLLAEEEARGLRAELARREEARLELSRELEALREQLAAATTAGEQQRATAAELGQARDAAEARAAELAAACEEARRGLAELREASEMLRQSAVPASEHHRLQEEALELRGRAASLEQEVVATGKEAARLRAELERDRMGSVARLEHERIVGVLQADVARLEGQLQELGRRHEKTSAEVFQVQREALFMKSERHAAEAQLATAEQQLRGLRTEAERARQAQSRAKEALERAKEKDKKITELSKEVFSLKEALKEQPGAADASEVEALRGQVKTLQEQLEEAARDHSAVVALYRSHLLYAIQGQMDEDVQQILSQILQMQRLQAQGR; from the exons agccaggactgggGCAAAAGTGACGAGCGGCTGCTACAGGCGGTGGAGAACAACGACGCTGCTCGGGTGGCTGCCCTCATTGCCCGCAAAGGGCTGGTGCCCACGAAGCTGGACCCTGAGGGCAAGTCCGC ATTCCACCTGGCGGCCATGAGGGGTGCAGCCAGCTGTCTAGAGGTGATGCTGGCACACGGCGCTAACGTCATGAGCACAGATGGGGCAG GTTACAACGCCCTCCACCTGGCTGCCAAGTATGGGCACCCACAGTGCTTGAAGCAACTACTACAG gcatCCTGCGTGGTGGACACTGTGGACAGTAGTGGGTGGACGGCCTTGCATCATGCAG cgGCTGGTGGCTGCATCTCCTGCTCAGAAATGCTCTGCTCCTTCAAGGCACATCTGAATCCCCGAGATCGG ttGGGTACAACACCCCTTATCATAGCAGCTCAGATGTGTCACACAGATCTGTGCCGCCTCCTCCTGCAGCAAGGGGCTGCTGCAAATGACCAGGACCTGCAGGGCAG GACGGCCCTGATGCTGGCCTGTGAGGGAGCCAGCCCTGAAACAGTGGAGGTGCTGCTGCAGGGCGGGGCCCAGCCGGGCATCACTGATGCACTGGGCCAAGATGCCACTCACTACGGCGCCCTGGCAGGGGACAAACTCATCCTGCACCTCCTGCAGGAGGCAGCCCAGCGCCCCTCACCACCCAGCG AGGATGATTCAGGCGAGGCATCATCTCAG AACTCTGTGTTCAGCCATGAAAAGCAAGGGGTCCCCAAGAAGCGGAAGGCACCTCAGCCCCCTGCCAGTATCCCTATGCCG gATGATCAAGATGCCTATGAGGAGATCGTGCGGCTGCGACAGGAGAGGGGCCGCCTTCTGCAGAAGATCCGGGGCCTGGAACAGCACCAGGAACAGAGGAAGCAGGAG CTGCCAGAGGCGGAGGCCAGCTCCCTCCACAGCCTGGAGAGACAG GTGCAAGAGCTACAGCAGCTGCtggtggagaagcaggaggagaaggagagtcTGGGACGGGAAGTGGAAAGTTTGCAGAGTAGGCTCTCCCTGCTGGAG AATGAGCGGGAGAACACCAGCTATGACGTGGCCACCCTGCAGGATGAGGAGGGTGAGCTGCCTGACTTCGCAG GGGCTGAGGCGCTGCTTGCCAAGCAGCTAAGCCCGTCGGCCCAGGAGCTCCTGGCTTCACTGCAGGAGCAGGTGGCTGCGCTCACCAGACAGAACCAGGAGCTGCTGGAGAAGGtccag GTCCCTTCAGCTCTCTcctggctcccctgcccccaccagatCCTGGAGCAGTTCGAGAGGGACGAGATGGAGGCAAACGGTTTGGCCGAGGTCATCCCTCTAGCACTCTACGACTCTCTCCGGGCTGAGTTTGACCAGCTCCGCAGGCAGCACGCCAAGGCCCTGCAGGCTCTGGAGCAGCAGGAAGCACGGGAGGCCCCCAGAGAAGAGGAGGCAGCCCCTGGGGACAGCAAGGGCCTGGGAGCCAAGACCACCAGAAACGGGCCAATGGAAACAGAGCTTAACAGCAATGCAGCTCCGGAAACCAGAATTAACGGGGCAGAGGCCAcagatgaggaggctgcaggagTGGAGACCACGGGAGCAGGGGCCCTAGAAACAAAACCCACTGGCGTGGAGGCCACAGAAACAGATGGTGTGGGAGCTGAGACCTTGGAAGCAAAGGCCACAGGGGCTGCGGTCACAGAAACAAAATCTCTAGAAGGAAACCCAGAGCCAAAGGCCACAAGAGCAGAGGCCACAAACATGAAAGCAGAGGAACCAGAAACGAAGGCCAGTGGAGTGGATGCTGTGGGGGGAGAGCTCACGGACACAGAGACCACAAAAACGGAAGCCATGGGAGTGGAGGCCACTGCCCTAAGGGTCTCTGCAGGCCCCGTCCTACACCCTGGTGCTGCTGAGGCCTCGGAGAAGTTGCAGGCAGAGCTGGAAACCAGGATCCGCAGCTTGGAGGAAGCGCTCCGGCAGCGGGAGCGGGAGGCAGCTGCGGAGCTGGAGGCAGCCCACGGCAAGTGTGAGGCCGCAGAGGCCGAGGCAGGCCGGCTTCGGGAGCGGGTGCGTGAGGCCGAGGGTGGCGGCGTCAGCGGAGGTGACATGGGCCAGCTTCGGGCAGCCCTGGAACAGGCCCGGGAGGACCTCCGAGATCGGGACAGCCGCCTCCGGGAGCTGGAGGCGGCCTCGGCCCAGCTGGATGAAGCTCAGGCCGGCCGACTGTTGGCGGAGGAAGAGGCCCGGGGTCTGCGGGCAGAGCTGGCCCGGCGAGAGGAGGCGCGGCTGGAGCTGAGTCGGGAGCTGGAGGCGCTCCGAGAGCAGCTGGCTGCAGCCACGACTGCCGGGGAGCAGCAGCGGGCCACGGCTGCCGAGCTAGGCCAGGCGCGGGATGCAGCGGAGGCCCGGGCCGCTGAGCTGGCCGCGGCCTGCGAGGAGGCTCGGCGGGGCCTGGCGGAGCTGCGCGAGGCCTCCGAGATGCTCCGCCAGTCAGCGGTGCCAGCCTCTGAGCACCACCGGCTGCAGGAGGAGGCTCTGGAGCTGCGGGGCCGGGCGGCCAGCCTGGAGCAGGAGGTGGTGGCCACGGGCAAGGAGGCCGCGCGGCTGCGAGCCGAGCTGGAGCGCGATCGCATGGGCAGTGTGGCCCGCCTGGAGCACGAGCGCATTGTCGGTGTGCTGCAGGCCGATGTGGCCCGGCTGGAGGGGCAGCTGCAGGAGCTGGGACGCCGCCATGAGAAGACCAGCGCTGAGGTCTTCCAG gtgcagcgggAGGCGCTGTTCATGAAGAGTGAACGGCATGCGGCCGAGGCCCAGCTGGCCACCGCAGAGCAGCAGTTGCGGGGGCTACGTACCGAGGCCGAGCGGGCACGCCAGGCCCAGAGCCGTGCGAAGGAGGCCCTGGAGAGGGCCAAGGAGAAGGACAAGAAG ATCACAGAGCTCTCCAAGGAAGTCTTCAGTCTTAAGGAGGCACTGAAGGAGCAGCCGGGAGCCGCAGATGCCTCGGAGGTGGAAGCCCTCCGCGGCCAGGTGAAGACTCTGCAGGAGCAGCTGGAG GAGGCCGCCAGGGATCACAGTGCAGTGGTGGCCTTGTACAGGAGCCATCTCCTCTACGCCATTCAG GGTCAGATGGATGAAGATGTGCAGCAGATTCTGAGCCAGATCCTGCAGATGCAAAGACTCCAGGCCCAGGGCCGCTGA
- the ANKRD24 gene encoding ankyrin repeat domain-containing protein 24 isoform X1, giving the protein MKTLRARFKKTELRLSPTDLGSCPPCGPCPIPKPAARGRRQSQDWGKSDERLLQAVENNDAARVAALIARKGLVPTKLDPEGKSAFHLAAMRGAASCLEVMLAHGANVMSTDGAGYNALHLAAKYGHPQCLKQLLQASCVVDTVDSSGWTALHHAAAGGCISCSEMLCSFKAHLNPRDRLGTTPLIIAAQMCHTDLCRLLLQQGAAANDQDLQGRTALMLACEGASPETVEVLLQGGAQPGITDALGQDATHYGALAGDKLILHLLQEAAQRPSPPSEDDSGEASSQNSVFSHEKQGVPKKRKAPQPPASIPMPVRDALAMWAASGAPQARRGESSGSGMGGYRPWASCKGGGWGDRMIKMPMRRSCGCDRRGAAFCRRSGAWNSTRNRGSRSCQRRRPAPSTAWRDRCKSYSSCWWRSRRRRRVWDGKWKVCRVGSPCWRMSGRTPAMTWPPCRMRRVSCLTSQILEQFERDEMEANGLAEVIPLALYDSLRAEFDQLRRQHAKALQALEQQEAREAPREEEAAPGDSKGLGAKTTRNGPMETELNSNAAPETRINGAEATDEEAAGVETTGAGALETKPTGVEATETDGVGAETLEAKATGAAVTETKSLEGNPEPKATRAEATNMKAEEPETKASGVDAVGGELTDTETTKTEAMGVEATALRVSAGPVLHPGAAEASEKLQAELETRIRSLEEALRQREREAAAELEAAHGKCEAAEAEAGRLRERVREAEGGGVSGGDMGQLRAALEQAREDLRDRDSRLRELEAASAQLDEAQAGRLLAEEEARGLRAELARREEARLELSRELEALREQLAAATTAGEQQRATAAELGQARDAAEARAAELAAACEEARRGLAELREASEMLRQSAVPASEHHRLQEEALELRGRAASLEQEVVATGKEAARLRAELERDRMGSVARLEHERIVGVLQADVARLEGQLQELGRRHEKTSAEVFQVQREALFMKSERHAAEAQLATAEQQLRGLRTEAERARQAQSRAKEALERAKEKDKKITELSKEVFSLKEALKEQPGAADASEVEALRGQVKTLQEQLEEAARDHSAVVALYRSHLLYAIQGQMDEDVQQILSQILQMQRLQAQGR; this is encoded by the exons ctgcggctcagcCCCACTGACCTCGGCTCCTGCCCACCCTGCGGCCCTTGTCCCATCCCGAAGCCGGCAGCCAGAGGCAGGCGCCAG agccaggactgggGCAAAAGTGACGAGCGGCTGCTACAGGCGGTGGAGAACAACGACGCTGCTCGGGTGGCTGCCCTCATTGCCCGCAAAGGGCTGGTGCCCACGAAGCTGGACCCTGAGGGCAAGTCCGC ATTCCACCTGGCGGCCATGAGGGGTGCAGCCAGCTGTCTAGAGGTGATGCTGGCACACGGCGCTAACGTCATGAGCACAGATGGGGCAG GTTACAACGCCCTCCACCTGGCTGCCAAGTATGGGCACCCACAGTGCTTGAAGCAACTACTACAG gcatCCTGCGTGGTGGACACTGTGGACAGTAGTGGGTGGACGGCCTTGCATCATGCAG cgGCTGGTGGCTGCATCTCCTGCTCAGAAATGCTCTGCTCCTTCAAGGCACATCTGAATCCCCGAGATCGG ttGGGTACAACACCCCTTATCATAGCAGCTCAGATGTGTCACACAGATCTGTGCCGCCTCCTCCTGCAGCAAGGGGCTGCTGCAAATGACCAGGACCTGCAGGGCAG GACGGCCCTGATGCTGGCCTGTGAGGGAGCCAGCCCTGAAACAGTGGAGGTGCTGCTGCAGGGCGGGGCCCAGCCGGGCATCACTGATGCACTGGGCCAAGATGCCACTCACTACGGCGCCCTGGCAGGGGACAAACTCATCCTGCACCTCCTGCAGGAGGCAGCCCAGCGCCCCTCACCACCCAGCG AGGATGATTCAGGCGAGGCATCATCTCAG AACTCTGTGTTCAGCCATGAAAAGCAAGGGGTCCCCAAGAAGCGGAAGGCACCTCAGCCCCCTGCCAGTATCCCTATGCCGGTGAGAGATGCCCTGGCCATGTGGGCAGCAAGTGGGGCCCCCCAGGCCAGACGGGGAGAAAGCTCTGGCTCAGGTATGGGTGGGTACAGGCCTTGGGCCTCATGTAaaggtggtgggtggggggacaggATGATCAAGATGCCTATGAGGAGATCGTGCGGCTGCGACAGGAGAGGGGCCGCCTTCTGCAGAAGATCCGGGGCCTGGAACAGCACCAGGAACAGAGGAAGCAGGAG CTGCCAGAGGCGGAGGCCAGCTCCCTCCACAGCCTGGAGAGACAG GTGCAAGAGCTACAGCAGCTGCtggtggagaagcaggaggagaaggagagtcTGGGACGGGAAGTGGAAAGTTTGCAGAGTAGGCTCTCCCTGCTGGAG AATGAGCGGGAGAACACCAGCTATGACGTGGCCACCCTGCAGGATGAGGAGGGTGAGCTGCCTGACTTCGCAG atCCTGGAGCAGTTCGAGAGGGACGAGATGGAGGCAAACGGTTTGGCCGAGGTCATCCCTCTAGCACTCTACGACTCTCTCCGGGCTGAGTTTGACCAGCTCCGCAGGCAGCACGCCAAGGCCCTGCAGGCTCTGGAGCAGCAGGAAGCACGGGAGGCCCCCAGAGAAGAGGAGGCAGCCCCTGGGGACAGCAAGGGCCTGGGAGCCAAGACCACCAGAAACGGGCCAATGGAAACAGAGCTTAACAGCAATGCAGCTCCGGAAACCAGAATTAACGGGGCAGAGGCCAcagatgaggaggctgcaggagTGGAGACCACGGGAGCAGGGGCCCTAGAAACAAAACCCACTGGCGTGGAGGCCACAGAAACAGATGGTGTGGGAGCTGAGACCTTGGAAGCAAAGGCCACAGGGGCTGCGGTCACAGAAACAAAATCTCTAGAAGGAAACCCAGAGCCAAAGGCCACAAGAGCAGAGGCCACAAACATGAAAGCAGAGGAACCAGAAACGAAGGCCAGTGGAGTGGATGCTGTGGGGGGAGAGCTCACGGACACAGAGACCACAAAAACGGAAGCCATGGGAGTGGAGGCCACTGCCCTAAGGGTCTCTGCAGGCCCCGTCCTACACCCTGGTGCTGCTGAGGCCTCGGAGAAGTTGCAGGCAGAGCTGGAAACCAGGATCCGCAGCTTGGAGGAAGCGCTCCGGCAGCGGGAGCGGGAGGCAGCTGCGGAGCTGGAGGCAGCCCACGGCAAGTGTGAGGCCGCAGAGGCCGAGGCAGGCCGGCTTCGGGAGCGGGTGCGTGAGGCCGAGGGTGGCGGCGTCAGCGGAGGTGACATGGGCCAGCTTCGGGCAGCCCTGGAACAGGCCCGGGAGGACCTCCGAGATCGGGACAGCCGCCTCCGGGAGCTGGAGGCGGCCTCGGCCCAGCTGGATGAAGCTCAGGCCGGCCGACTGTTGGCGGAGGAAGAGGCCCGGGGTCTGCGGGCAGAGCTGGCCCGGCGAGAGGAGGCGCGGCTGGAGCTGAGTCGGGAGCTGGAGGCGCTCCGAGAGCAGCTGGCTGCAGCCACGACTGCCGGGGAGCAGCAGCGGGCCACGGCTGCCGAGCTAGGCCAGGCGCGGGATGCAGCGGAGGCCCGGGCCGCTGAGCTGGCCGCGGCCTGCGAGGAGGCTCGGCGGGGCCTGGCGGAGCTGCGCGAGGCCTCCGAGATGCTCCGCCAGTCAGCGGTGCCAGCCTCTGAGCACCACCGGCTGCAGGAGGAGGCTCTGGAGCTGCGGGGCCGGGCGGCCAGCCTGGAGCAGGAGGTGGTGGCCACGGGCAAGGAGGCCGCGCGGCTGCGAGCCGAGCTGGAGCGCGATCGCATGGGCAGTGTGGCCCGCCTGGAGCACGAGCGCATTGTCGGTGTGCTGCAGGCCGATGTGGCCCGGCTGGAGGGGCAGCTGCAGGAGCTGGGACGCCGCCATGAGAAGACCAGCGCTGAGGTCTTCCAG gtgcagcgggAGGCGCTGTTCATGAAGAGTGAACGGCATGCGGCCGAGGCCCAGCTGGCCACCGCAGAGCAGCAGTTGCGGGGGCTACGTACCGAGGCCGAGCGGGCACGCCAGGCCCAGAGCCGTGCGAAGGAGGCCCTGGAGAGGGCCAAGGAGAAGGACAAGAAG ATCACAGAGCTCTCCAAGGAAGTCTTCAGTCTTAAGGAGGCACTGAAGGAGCAGCCGGGAGCCGCAGATGCCTCGGAGGTGGAAGCCCTCCGCGGCCAGGTGAAGACTCTGCAGGAGCAGCTGGAG GAGGCCGCCAGGGATCACAGTGCAGTGGTGGCCTTGTACAGGAGCCATCTCCTCTACGCCATTCAG GGTCAGATGGATGAAGATGTGCAGCAGATTCTGAGCCAGATCCTGCAGATGCAAAGACTCCAGGCCCAGGGCCGCTGA